Within Actinoplanes sp. L3-i22, the genomic segment CTGACGTTCGAGGTGGCCGAAGGGGGCCCCGCGGACGGGCAGCCGGTGCTCCTGTTGCACGGCTTTCCGCAGGACCACCGCGAGTTCGACCTCCTGCTGCCCCGCCTGCACGCGGCCGGGCTGCGGACGTACGCGATGGACCAGCGCGGCTACTCCCCGGGCGCCCGCCCGTCCGGCGCCGGGCAGTACCGGATCGGCGAGCCGGTCGCCGACGTGCTCGCCGTCCTGGACGCGCTCGGCATCGAGTCGGCGCACCTGGTCGGCCACGACTGGGGCGCCCAGGTCGCCTGGCTGGTCGCCGGCCGGCACCCGGAGCGGGTGCGCACGCTGACCGCGATCTCCGTCCCGCACCCGCGGGCGATGGCGCTGGCCCTGCGGGTCCGGCCGTCGCAGCGCGCCCGCCTCGCGTACTTCCAGGTGTTCCGCTCCGCGATCGCGGAGAAGCTGCTGATGGGCGGCGGTGCGCTGGGGATGCGCCGGATGCTCGGGGCGATCGGGCCGCGCGCCGACCGGTACGTGAAGGCGATGCGCGAGCCGGGCCGGATGCATGCCGCGCTGCACTGGTACCGGGCGTTCCGTGCCGACGACGTGGCGGACCTGGGCGAGATCACCGTGCCGACGACGTACGTCTGGAGCGACCGGGACGGCGTGGTCGGGCTGACCGCCGCGCTGCGCACCGCAGACTGGGTGCCGGCCGACTATCAGCTGGTCGCGCTGCGTGGGGTGAGCCACTGGGTGCCCGAGCAGGCGCCGCGCGAGCTGGGCGACGCGGTCCTGGCACGGATCGGCGTTTGACCATGGGCGCGGCGGGGAAAGCCGCCGCGACATGGCCGCCGAGAAACCACGCTCGCCGCACGAGACCGAGAAACAG encodes:
- a CDS encoding alpha/beta fold hydrolase, translated to MEVKARGLTFEVAEGGPADGQPVLLLHGFPQDHREFDLLLPRLHAAGLRTYAMDQRGYSPGARPSGAGQYRIGEPVADVLAVLDALGIESAHLVGHDWGAQVAWLVAGRHPERVRTLTAISVPHPRAMALALRVRPSQRARLAYFQVFRSAIAEKLLMGGGALGMRRMLGAIGPRADRYVKAMREPGRMHAALHWYRAFRADDVADLGEITVPTTYVWSDRDGVVGLTAALRTADWVPADYQLVALRGVSHWVPEQAPRELGDAVLARIGV